TGATTGTAATGGCCCTATAAAATGCCACTCAATATCTTTGTAGCTGGCCAATTGCGCAATTTTCTCCACACCTTCTTGCACGTAATTTTCACCAAATGCACGTTGTCCAGCCTTGTATGCCGCTACCACTGCTTCAGGTGGCTTAGTTTTACTTACAGCAAGCAGTTGCACACTTTCAGCAGCTCTTGAAGCTGATTGTTCTGCTTCTTGAATGCGGGCACGGACTTTCTCTAAATGTTCTGCTATGGTTGCTATATTATTTGACATCTTTTCAACGCCCTAGAGACATCTATGAATTTACAGGACTTACTCACTCAATGTGTTCGCGACGGTGCATCTGACCTGCACATATCCGCAGGAACTCCACCGCTTTATCGTATTGACGGCGACATGCGTAAGATTAACACAGAGCCACTTTCACAGCGAGATGTGCTCGCCATGGTTCATAGTGTGATGTCGGATACTCAGCAGCAAGCTTTTGAAAAGGACTTAGAAGCAGACTTTTCAATTCAAATCGATCAGGTTGCGCGTTTTCGGGTCAATGTCTTCATGCAGCGCCATGGTGCCGCGGCCGTATTCAGAACGATTCCTAGTGAAGTTTTATCGCTCGAGCAATTGCAGGCACCTGAAATTTTGCGGCGCATCGCCGATTACCCGCGTGGCTTAGTATTAGTGACGGGGCCCACTGGTTCTGGTAAGTCGACCACATTGGCCGCTATGGTTGACCACATCAACAATACCTACCCTCATCACATTTTAACCATTGAAGATCCCATTGAATTCGTACACGAGAGTAAACAAAGCTTGGTCAATCAGCGCGAAGTACACCGCGATACCCATAGCTTTAATGCTGCACTCCGTGCTGCTTTGCGGGAAGACCCCGACGTGATCTTAGTCGGAGAAATGCGAGATTTAGAAACCATTCGCCTCGCGTTAACTGCGGCTGAAACCGGCCATTTGGTGTTTGGCACCTTGCACACCACCTCTGCGCCGAAGACAATCGATCGCATTGTTGATGTATTTCCCGGTGAAGAGAAGTCCATGGTTCGTTCCATGCTGTCTGAATCACTTAGAGCGGTTATATCGCAATTGCTGGTGAAGAAAGAAGGAGGCGGGCGGGTTGCTGCACACGAAATTATGCTTGCGACGCCCGCAATTAAAAACCTGATTCGAGAAGACAAAATCGCGCAGATGTACTCTGCGATTCAAACCGGCGCTTCACTCGGCATGCAAACGATGGAGCAGGCACTCAATAAGCTAGTTGACTCTGGAAAGGTTTCACCCCAATCGGTGCGTTCGAAAATGGAACAAGTTGGACGCTAGAACTATTTCCGGCGTGAAGCAAGGTTGAAAAGACGGTACAATAGCCGCGTTTTTTATAGCGAAAGAGAACTATGCATGCGTGTGCTCGGAATTGAAACCTCCTGTGACGAAACAGGGATTGCTATCTACGACACAGAGAAGGGACTGCTCGCTCACGAATTATATAGCCAAGTTAAATTACACGCAGATTATGGTGGCGTGGTTCCTGAGCTTGCGTCGCGCGATCATGTTCGAAAAACCCTTCCCCTCATTCATCGTGCACTTAAGAGTGCCGGTTTAACTGCAAATGAAATCGATGGTGTGGCATACACTTCCGGGCCAGGACTCATTGGTGCGTTGTTGGTGGGGGCGAGTATTGGTCGAAGCTTAGCGTTTGGTTGGAACGTGCCGGCGATTGGTGTACATCACATGGAAGGTCATTTGTTGGCGCCCATGTTAGAAGAAGAGCAACCAGAGTTCCCGTTTCTTGCGCTACTTGTATCGGGCGGTCATAGCCAATTGGTTGCAGTAAAGGCTGTGGGTGAATACGAATTATTGGGTGAATCTATTGACGATGCGGCGGGTGAGGCGTTCGATAAGACCGCCAAATTGCTTGGCTTAGATTACCCAGGTGGACCACGTCTTGCGGCACTTGCTGAACAAGGGCGAGACGGCATTTACCAATTTCCCCGGCCCATGACCGATCGACCGGGATTGCAATTCTCATTTAGTGGGCTAAAAACTGCAGCCGCAAATGCGATCTACGAGGCTCAGCAAGCAACTCCTGAACTGTCAGAACAAACGAAAGCAGATATTGCAAAAGCATTTCAAGACGCAGTAGTTGATACCTTAGTGATTAAGTGCCGTCGAGCTTTGCAGGAAACTGGGCTTAAGCGCTTAGTGGTGGCGGGCGGAGTGAGTGCGAATAAAGCGTTGCGCGAAGCTTTGGCAGACACTTTAGCGAAACGAAAGGGCCAAGTGTTTTATCCGAGAAATGAGTTTTGTACTGATAATGGCGCTATGATTGCGTTTGCTGGTGCGTACCGTTTACAAGCTGGTGAGACTGCAGAATTAGCCGTGAAAGTGCGACCACGCTGGCCAATGGTTGAATTAAACTCGCCCAGGGCGGATTAGCGAAAATCGGTTTCCTCACCTTTCCAGAGGCGTAAAATGTTGGTGCGATGACGCCAAATGATCAGCGCAGACAGCATGAGCGTGGGAAGCGCATATTGCGGTTTCACCAAATATGCGTAAATCGGAGCGAGTGAAACGGTAATAAGTGCCGCTAATGAACTTATGCGGCTTACCGCAAATATAATTAGCCAAGTAGCAATGAGCATGAGGGCCATTGCGGTGGCGACTGGGAACATGGCGCCGAGTGCGGTTGCAACTGCTTTACCGCCACGAAAATGGAAGAAAATTGGGTAAATATGGCCCAAACATGCAGCCACGGCCACAAAGCCAAGAATTACGGGTGGTAGGCCTAAATAATAGGCTAGCCAAACAGGGAGCATGCCTTTCAGTACATCGGCAAGTAAGGTAAGTGCGGCAGGGATCGCGCCGCCAATTCGGTATACATTGGTGGCGCCAGGATTTCCTGAACCGCGATACCTCGGATCATCTAGCTGAAAGAGTCGACAAATCAGCACGGCGCTACTAATGGAGCCGAATAGATAGGCACTGAGAATCATAAGTAAGCCGAGAGCAGAGGTCATTCTTGTTTGGTGCGTCCTTGTAGTTTTTTGTAGCATAAAGGCATTTACGGCCGAAAGCTATCCGACCAGCAGAAATTGGAGTTATTTTGGATATAGTTTCAGTACATGGGTTAACTGTCGAAACCGTGATTGGCATTCTCGATTGGGAGCAAGAGATTAAACAACCCTTGGTGATTGATCTCGATATGTCTTTTGCGTGCGCTAAAGCAGCAAACTCTGGCAAAATTGATGACGCTCTCGATTATTTTGCGGTGAGTGAAGCGGTAACCGAATGGTTACAAGCACAACCTTGGGGCCTTATTGAAACGGTTGCAGAAGTTTTAGCAGAGCGCATCATGGCACGTTTTTCTGTGCAGGGTATTAAGATTTGCGTGAAGAAGCCCACGGCGGTTCCAACGGCCCAATATGTTGCAGTTACCATTGAAAGAGGCCTGAATTAGTGCTCACTCCGGTATACCTTGGCTTAGGCTCCAACCTAGAACGCGAAAAAAATATTCGGTCTGCATTACAACAATTGAATGCCGCCTTCTGCGAGCTTCGTGTGTCCAAGGTATACGAGAACGAGGCGGTAGGCTTTGCCGGCCCCTCATTTTTCAATTTAGTGGTTGCCTTTGAGACCGAGCGATCACTGGCACAAGTGGTCTCACTTTGCAAAGATATAGAACGGCAGCATGGTCGAGCAACTCAAGCGCCAAGGTTCAGCTCGAAAACGCTCGATATTGATGTGTTATTGTTTGGAACAGCAATTCAGCCAGCACACGAGGGGCTTCCGCAGTTACCAAGGGCCGAAATTATAGAACAGGCGTACGTCCTTAAACCGCTTGCGGAGCTCTCTCCATACGTGCAGCACCCAGAGCTCAAGCAGAACTTTGCGGATTTATGGAGAGACTTCCAAGCCAAAGCATTGGTGCACGGAATCATTAGAGAAGTGTCTTTATTTTAAAGCTTGCCAGCTCAGAATTCGCTCTTGTTCAACGTATTTGCCAATTTCTGCTCCCTTCAAGCCGTCGGCTACTGCCGCTCTTACATCAACTTTGAGAAGTTCCGGCAACGCGCTGTGCAGCTTCGCTAAGTGCGCCTCATACTTTGGAAAAATAGCACTCCACAACGTGATAAAGATGCCGAGACGCTCTGGCTGGCGCCATGCATCGCAGCGATTCAAAAGTGCAATATCATCGGCGGCTTCGGTGTTTGTGTTGGGTACCATGTGCAAGTGCCCAAGTCCTGTTTTGAATAATTGCTGTGTCGATCTCGGAAGAGGCAATATTGCAGTATCAGTTAATATTTGTTCGAAGCTTTTTTGAAAAGCATCGTTACCTTCAAGTGGTTTGCCACTCAGTCTCCCCGCAAGATGATCTGCGCACCACGCAGCGAAGCGGATATCGATCTGTTCAGAGTTGGCATGGCGATGTTTTAATGAGAGCGAAGTCGCCCGCTTTAAAAAGGTGAATTGAGGTACTGTGTTTTGAGTAAATGGGAATAATGTTTGCAGTGCATTGACCTGGGCAAGCACTTTAAAAAACACCTGCGGATCTTGAGTCAGTAGGGCCTTGCGCATTTCTTGCCAAACGCGTTCGGGCACAAGCTCCTGCATTTCTCCGCTGGCGACAATCTCTTTCATTAACTGCAGTGTTTCGTTCGCGACTTGAAATCCTAAATGAGCAAAACGCGCCGCAAATCGAGCCACGCGCAAAACTCGCAAGGGGTCTTCTACAAAAGCGAGGCTCACATGTTTGAGTTTCTTATTTGCTAAATCATTTAACCCATGGAAGGGATCAATAAGCTCGCCCGTTGCAGACTTTGCGATGGCGTTAATAGTTAAGTCACGTCGTTCTAAATCTTGCTCAAGCGTAACGGAAGGATCGGCAAAGCATTCGAATCCGGTATATCCTTTACCGGCCTTTCGCTCTGTGCGGGCTAGAGCATATTCTTCTTGTGTCTCGGGGTGTAAGAAAACAGGGAAGTCCTTGCCCACCTGTTGGTATCCACTCGCGATCATGGCAGCGGGCGTACTCCCCACGACCACATAGTCGCGTTCATGTATGGGTAAGCCCAGCAATTCATCTCGCACGGCGCCGCCAACCAAGTATACTTCCATTCAGGTGTAATCCTCTGCAATTCGTGGCAACATCTTTACTTCTCGGCTCTGAAAAAGCAACAGGCGGGAGTTTAAACTTGGTTTTCAATTAAGGCGCAGGTATGTATTTAGAGTTTTTCTGTTTTCACAAGCTTCCATTTTCCATTGCGCCCGACCCCAGTTTTTTATTTTTAGGGGCACGACACCGTGAGGCGCTCGCTCACCTTCGACATGGCCTTTCTGGCAGTGGTGGCTTTTTATTACTCACAGGCGAAGTAGGGCTCGGAAAAACCACACTTTCGCGCGCAGTCTTGTCTGAGTTTGGCGATGAATTAAAAGTCACTCATATCTTAAATCCGCGCTTGGGTGAGCGCGAAATGTTGGCAGCAATTATTGAGGGGTTTGGTTTACCCATGCCAGTTGCAGGCGACTCGCTGAAAGCCTTAACTGATCAATTAGCGGCTTTTATGCAACGCACTGCAGAGCAAAACATACACCCCGTGGTCGTTATTGACGAGGCGCAGCACCTTTTACCTTCAGTACTCGAGCAACTGCGCTTACTTACGAATCTTGAAACGGATTCACGCAAACTGCTGTCAGTCGTACTTATCGGGCAGCCCGAACTGAAAGCTTTGTTGCAACGTAGCGAACTTCGGCAGGTGGCTCAGCGTATTGTGGCGCGATATCAACTCATGCCTTTTTCTGAAGCCGAGTTGAACGCTTATATTGATCATCGATTAACGACGGTCGGTGGAAGCCCTGCGCAGATTACTGGGGGCGCCCGGAAACTTGTCTGGCGATTGACGGAAGGAACTCCAAGGCTGATTAATTTGCTCTGTGATCGTGCTTTGCAAGTCGCGGCACAAACAGGTAAGCCACAAGTTGATAAACCATGTGTGCAGACAGCGCGCGATGTACTGCCGCATGACCATCACCCAGGCGGTTTTGCTAATCTTCATGCTTGGGTTCGCAATACCGCGATCGGCGTTGTGAGTCTTTCCGCACTGGGTATCGGACTCTGGCAGTTTTGGCCTTGGTTGGAAGCGCGAATGGCTTCACAGAACGAACCTGCTGTGGTTGAGGTGCAAACGCCCAATACTGAGGAGCAAGCTGTGCAAATTGAGGGTGTTACCTTTGAATACGCGTTGTCTGCTCTACTTGAGTTGTGGCAAGCCGACAATACTTTACGCGATGAAAACCTTTGCTCGGCTCTCAGTGAACTCAATCTGTATTGCTTAGATGCGCCACTGACACTGGAACAACTCAGCGTATTAAATTTTCCCGCTGTTATCAGTACGCGTGCCCACAGAGAGTCTGCTTACCTACTTTTGATGAGCGCAGACAACAATGAATGGACGGTGGTTGATGAAACGGGCACACAAAGACTCACAACCGAACAAATCTCGAACACCTATACCGGTGACGCATTCGTACTCTTTTCTCTGCCAGAGGCCTTTGCTGAAGAAAACTCGAATGCTTGGCGTGAATGGCTCGCATCGAGAGTGGCTCGGTTAGTACCGGTGTCGCTGCGAAATACTAGGTTGGAGCGGCAAAGCGAGTGGATTACCGAACGTTTAATGAGCCCGACACAAGACGATGGGTGGCTGCTCGCGTTGTTGGCGCGCGGTGAGGAAGCAGAGGAGTTTCCGCAACTGCGTGATTACCAACCGAGCGTTGCTACCTCGGTATTATTCGATCGCTGGCAAAGAGAGGGATTGGCTGCGGCCGTGATAAATACCTCGGAGCAAACGAATGTGCTGTTCCCAACAGAGCCATTGACAAGAAATTCACTCGTGCAGCCAGAACTCATCATGTGGTGGCCTTCCGAAGCGCCTCAAGAGGAGCTCATCGAACCGAGCGTCGCAACAACTGAGGAATCTGAGCAAGAGGCACCTGCGAGCGATGAAGTCGAGGTTTCAGACGCTTTACAGTTGCTTTTTGAAGATGCGGTTCGCAGTACTCCGGAAATAAGACCTGAAGCTGCAGATAGGAGCCAAAGCACACCGACAGAGCAAGAGCAAACGCCACCCCAACAGAGCACCTTACCATCGGTGCGTGAGCTTCCTTCACGAACTCGACAGTTGTTACCAAGTTTCAGTTACGACGCGCATGTGTATCAAAGCCTCGCGCGCGAGCGGTTTATTGAATTTGATCAACAACGGCTGCGTGAAGGCGATGCATTTAATGGCCTGCGAGTGATATCGATTCAACCAAGGTACACAATTCTTGACGCAAACGGCGTTCTATTTCGACTAGATGCGTTAGAAAGTATCGGAAACTAACCTATCCTTGAAAGCAAAGCTCTTGCTTACTGGTCGTACCTTTGCGATGATGTGAGTAAATCAAACGCGTGTTTGAAAAAAGCATATTAGAACTCGATGTGGAGGATCCTATGGCCGATTATAAAGCTGCCGTTCAAGACATGAATTTTTTACTAGACGATGTGTTTCACGTTGCGAGCGACTGGGAAAAAATGCCAGCGCTGGCGGAAATGATGGATGCAGATACCGCCAAGGCAATTCTTGATGAAGCTGCCAAGTTAACAGAAACCTTGATTGCTCCGAATGCGCGTGCCGCAGACGAAGAAGGCATTCATTTTGAAGACACAGTAGTCATAACTCCCAATGGTTACAAAGAACAGTTTGCACAGCTTGCTGCTGGCGGTTGGGTTGGCGTCACGGCGAATCCGGAATTCGGCGGTATGGGTTTACCGAAAGTGCTGTCGGCACAATATGAAGAAATGATGTGTGCGGCAGATATTTCTTTCTCTCTATATTCAGGTTTAACGGCGGGCGCCATTATGACGCTCGATTTGCATGGTTCGGATGAACTGAAAGAGCAATATCTACCGCGGCTGGCAGCTGGTGAGTGGACCGGAACCATGTGTCTTACCGAGCCTCATTGTGGTACAGACTTAGGGATTATTCGTACTAAGGCAGAGCCGCAAGAAGACGGTAGCTTCGCGCTTACAGGAACCAAGATTTTTATTACGGGTGGGGAGCATGATCTTGCAGAGAACATTGTTCACTTAGTGCTCGCAAAACTCCCTGACGCGCCAGAGGGAACAAAGGGTATTTCATTGTTCCTCGTACCTAAATTCTTAGTGAATGAAGATGGCAGTTTAGGTGAGCGTAACCCAGTGGCAGCAGGCTCGACCGAACATAAAATGGGAATTCACGCGTCGGCAACATGTGTGATGAACTTTGACGGCGCCAAGGGTTGGTTAGTTGGCGAACCGCATAAAGGTCTTGCAGCGATGTTCACAATGATGAACTACGAGCGTTTAGGTGTGGGCATTCAAGGCTTAGGCGCCGCCGCGCGCTCCTATTGTACTGCGCTTGATTACGCGAACGACCGTCGTCAAGGCCGTGGAGCGAAAGCAACGAGAGACGCGGCTGCGAATGCTGATCCATTGCTCGTGCATGGTGATATTCGTCGCATGCTGTTAACCATGAAAGCCTTCATTGAGGGCGGGCGCGCCTTCTCAACCTATGTTGGGCAACAGCTTGACCGCGCAAAATATGCAGAAAGCGAAACACAGCGTGAACAAGCAGACGCGCTAGTAGCTCTGTTGACGCCTGTTGCAAAAGCCTTTATGACAGATACTGGCCTCGAGGCAACTTTACACGGTCAGCAAATATTAGGCGGGCATGGTTATGTGCGTGAATGGGGGCAAGAGCAATGGGTTCGCGATTGTCGAATTGCACAAATTTATGAAGGAACCAATGGAATTCAAGCGCTCGATTTACTCGGCCGTAAAGTCGCAGGTAGTCGTGGGAAGTTGCTCCAACCGCTGGTTGCTGAGATTCGCTCATTCCTCTCGGAAGACGCCGGAGAGTGGGACGCTCAATATGAAGAGCTCGAGATTTTAGTGGGTGAGCTAGAGCGAATCACGGGCGAAGTGCTGCAGCAGGTTGCTGATGATGAAAATATCATCAATAGTGTTGCTGTGGAGTACTTGCACTTAGTTGGC
This genomic interval from Idiomarinaceae bacterium HL-53 contains the following:
- a CDS encoding tRNA nucleotidyltransferase (CCA-adding enzyme), giving the protein MEVYLVGGAVRDELLGLPIHERDYVVVGSTPAAMIASGYQQVGKDFPVFLHPETQEEYALARTERKAGKGYTGFECFADPSVTLEQDLERRDLTINAIAKSATGELIDPFHGLNDLANKKLKHVSLAFVEDPLRVLRVARFAARFAHLGFQVANETLQLMKEIVASGEMQELVPERVWQEMRKALLTQDPQVFFKVLAQVNALQTLFPFTQNTVPQFTFLKRATSLSLKHRHANSEQIDIRFAAWCADHLAGRLSGKPLEGNDAFQKSFEQILTDTAILPLPRSTQQLFKTGLGHLHMVPNTNTEAADDIALLNRCDAWRQPERLGIFITLWSAIFPKYEAHLAKLHSALPELLKVDVRAAVADGLKGAEIGKYVEQERILSWQALK
- a CDS encoding general secretion pathway protein A, translated to MYLEFFCFHKLPFSIAPDPSFLFLGARHREALAHLRHGLSGSGGFLLLTGEVGLGKTTLSRAVLSEFGDELKVTHILNPRLGEREMLAAIIEGFGLPMPVAGDSLKALTDQLAAFMQRTAEQNIHPVVVIDEAQHLLPSVLEQLRLLTNLETDSRKLLSVVLIGQPELKALLQRSELRQVAQRIVARYQLMPFSEAELNAYIDHRLTTVGGSPAQITGGARKLVWRLTEGTPRLINLLCDRALQVAAQTGKPQVDKPCVQTARDVLPHDHHPGGFANLHAWVRNTAIGVVSLSALGIGLWQFWPWLEARMASQNEPAVVEVQTPNTEEQAVQIEGVTFEYALSALLELWQADNTLRDENLCSALSELNLYCLDAPLTLEQLSVLNFPAVISTRAHRESAYLLLMSADNNEWTVVDETGTQRLTTEQISNTYTGDAFVLFSLPEAFAEENSNAWREWLASRVARLVPVSLRNTRLERQSEWITERLMSPTQDDGWLLALLARGEEAEEFPQLRDYQPSVATSVLFDRWQREGLAAAVINTSEQTNVLFPTEPLTRNSLVQPELIMWWPSEAPQEELIEPSVATTEESEQEAPASDEVEVSDALQLLFEDAVRSTPEIRPEAADRSQSTPTEQEQTPPQQSTLPSVRELPSRTRQLLPSFSYDAHVYQSLARERFIEFDQQRLREGDAFNGLRVISIQPRYTILDANGVLFRLDALESIGN
- a CDS encoding O-sialoglycoprotein endopeptidase, which codes for MRVLGIETSCDETGIAIYDTEKGLLAHELYSQVKLHADYGGVVPELASRDHVRKTLPLIHRALKSAGLTANEIDGVAYTSGPGLIGALLVGASIGRSLAFGWNVPAIGVHHMEGHLLAPMLEEEQPEFPFLALLVSGGHSQLVAVKAVGEYELLGESIDDAAGEAFDKTAKLLGLDYPGGPRLAALAEQGRDGIYQFPRPMTDRPGLQFSFSGLKTAAANAIYEAQQATPELSEQTKADIAKAFQDAVVDTLVIKCRRALQETGLKRLVVAGGVSANKALREALADTLAKRKGQVFYPRNEFCTDNGAMIAFAGAYRLQAGETAELAVKVRPRWPMVELNSPRAD
- a CDS encoding acyl-phosphate glycerol-3-phosphate acyltransferase is translated as MTSALGLLMILSAYLFGSISSAVLICRLFQLDDPRYRGSGNPGATNVYRIGGAIPAALTLLADVLKGMLPVWLAYYLGLPPVILGFVAVAACLGHIYPIFFHFRGGKAVATALGAMFPVATAMALMLIATWLIIFAVSRISSLAALITVSLAPIYAYLVKPQYALPTLMLSALIIWRHRTNILRLWKGEETDFR
- a CDS encoding 2-amino-4-hydroxy-6-hydroxymethyldihydropteridinediphosphokinase, with translation MLTPVYLGLGSNLEREKNIRSALQQLNAAFCELRVSKVYENEAVGFAGPSFFNLVVAFETERSLAQVVSLCKDIERQHGRATQAPRFSSKTLDIDVLLFGTAIQPAHEGLPQLPRAEIIEQAYVLKPLAELSPYVQHPELKQNFADLWRDFQAKALVHGIIREVSLF
- a CDS encoding twitching motility protein PilT, which produces MNLQDLLTQCVRDGASDLHISAGTPPLYRIDGDMRKINTEPLSQRDVLAMVHSVMSDTQQQAFEKDLEADFSIQIDQVARFRVNVFMQRHGAAAVFRTIPSEVLSLEQLQAPEILRRIADYPRGLVLVTGPTGSGKSTTLAAMVDHINNTYPHHILTIEDPIEFVHESKQSLVNQREVHRDTHSFNAALRAALREDPDVILVGEMRDLETIRLALTAAETGHLVFGTLHTTSAPKTIDRIVDVFPGEEKSMVRSMLSESLRAVISQLLVKKEGGGRVAAHEIMLATPAIKNLIREDKIAQMYSAIQTGASLGMQTMEQALNKLVDSGKVSPQSVRSKMEQVGR
- a CDS encoding dihydroneopterin aldolase, producing the protein MDIVSVHGLTVETVIGILDWEQEIKQPLVIDLDMSFACAKAANSGKIDDALDYFAVSEAVTEWLQAQPWGLIETVAEVLAERIMARFSVQGIKICVKKPTAVPTAQYVAVTIERGLN